The genomic region CGGTGTCGCAAGCGCTTCCGTCGTCTCCGTGTCAGGCGCGGATCGCGGCGTCGTTCGCGGCTCGCGCGTCGCCCGCTGGCGGTTCGTCGCGGCGATCATCGGCGCTGCTGCCGGCGCCGTCGTCGACGGGGCACTGGAGTGGAGCGCCACGGCCGATCCCGAGAGCGGCCTGGCCGGGTTCGTCATCGAGCGCGACGGCACGCGCATCGCCACGCTTCCCGAGCAGCCCCGCAATCCCTTCGGCCGGCCGGTGTTAGAAAACCTGCTCTATAGCGACACGCCGCCGCATCCGCTCCAGTCGCCGCGCTTCGTCGATCCGGCGCCGGTGGCAGGCGCGGCCCACGCCTACCGCGTGATCGCCGTGAACACGGTGGGGCTCGAATCGGCACCAAGCGCCCCGGCGCGGCGGTGAGGCTGCACGGCTCAGGGGCTGTCGATCGCCGGGGCGCGTCGCCTGCCGGGCCGCCTGACAGACCTGCATGCAGGTCTCGCAAGGCAATGGCCCGCGGTCGCACCGCCGTTCATCCGGCTTTGATCGCCCGGACCTCGGCGGCGCGACCGTCGACCGGGATCAGCGGAAGGCGCCCCGGGCCCTCGACCGGCAACGCGCGCAGGTAGTCCATGATCGCCTGCCATTCCTTGATTTCGCGCACCGCCCCGGCGGTACCGACCGTGGCGACGCTGTCGGTGTCCACCGTGGCCTTCGGCGGCAGGAGGTCGGGCGTGGTGCCCCGGGGGAGGTCGAGGGCCTCGGTCTTCGATCGGAGCGGCTGACCGGCTCTGTTCTTCGGCACGAGCGACAGCTTCCCCTTCGTGTAGCCGGGGATGGCGAGCATGATCATGCCCAGGTACAGCGGGCAGGTGAGGCTGAACAGCCGGTCGGCGCCGGCGCTCGAGTCGATCGCACGGTAGCCGCGGTCCACGTCGCCGATCTCGATCGCCGTCACGACGTCGAACACCGGCCGCGCCGGGTCGTAGCGGAAGCGCATTGCCGACGCGCGGGGAAAGTACTCGCCGGGGTGGGCGGGATTGTCCACGAGGGTGAACTCGAGGAGGTTCTTCAACTCGCGGCCCGTGAACCAGGCGGTCACGAGCGTGCTGCCGGCCGTGGTGTCGACCACGCCCGCGCCGAGCGGAGCCACGCAAAACAGGTCGTACACCGTCTGCACGCCCGACTTCCCGCGCGTCAAGCCAGCGCGCAACAGCCCGTTGGCCGTGAATCCGACGTCGGCGTTCGTCGCCTTCCGAAAGGCATCGGTGACGAGGTTCGCCAGGACCGTGCCGGCGGCGATGTCGGTGAACGTGTTGGGCAGGTCCCGTGGCACCACGGCCAACGGCTGATCGATCCGATAGCCACGCGACGCGAACACCACGTCGGTGACCGTCTGCTCGAGCCTGCCGATCTCGGCGGAGATCGACCGATCACCCGGAATCGTATCGTCGATCCGGTACAGCGAGTACGACTCGACCGCGAGCCTGTCGCCGTCGAGGGCGATCACCAGCTCGCCGAGATGCTCGCCATA from Planctomycetota bacterium harbors:
- a CDS encoding bifunctional metallophosphatase/5'-nucleotidase; the encoded protein is MTHPPVSRREFLAGASAGAATLAPHPEAAAVADGRKTFTILHTNDLHSMLIGLGPASEYSPATLDDDGTRGGFARLATLIVARKDARKRQGPVLVLDAGDYSMGTAFGAAIRETGGELQLLSRMGYDVTTLGNHDFDLGPDGLAASLDVAARAGRIPAVVASNTNIDADGAGLAELRRLAEDGVIRRHVVIERGGVRFGIFGVMGKESIHYTSGAGAITFPDAVATATEMVTLLRETERVDVVICLSHGGMEQGQDGRFTDGEDVRLAKAVPGIDVIVGGHTHTVLEQPVIVDGRTPVVQTGKYGEHLGELVIALDGDRLAVESYSLYRIDDTIPGDRSISAEIGRLEQTVTDVVFASRGYRIDQPLAVVPRDLPNTFTDIAAGTVLANLVTDAFRKATNADVGFTANGLLRAGLTRGKSGVQTVYDLFCVAPLGAGVVDTTAGSTLVTAWFTGRELKNLLEFTLVDNPAHPGEYFPRASAMRFRYDPARPVFDVVTAIEIGDVDRGYRAIDSSAGADRLFSLTCPLYLGMIMLAIPGYTKGKLSLVPKNRAGQPLRSKTEALDLPRGTTPDLLPPKATVDTDSVATVGTAGAVREIKEWQAIMDYLRALPVEGPGRLPLIPVDGRAAEVRAIKAG